The Chitinophaga lutea genome contains the following window.
TGCCGTCTATCACATACAGCGGGTCGTTGGAAGCCTGGAACGAGCGGCGGCCGCGAATCTGCACACGCACACCCTCACCGGGCCGGTTCCCGCCTTTGTCGACCAGCACGCCGGGCACCCGCCCCTGCAAGGCTGCAGCGGCGTTCGTCACCGGCACCTCCTGGATCTTTTTGGAGCTCACCGTAAAAATGGATCCCGTCACATCCGATCTTTTTTGCGTACCATAACCCACCACCACTACTTCTTCCAGCGCCTTGGGATCGGTTTTCAGCACCACATCCAGCCGGCCACCATCAGCCGCCTGTTCCTGCTTCAGATAGCCCATCATCGTAAATACCAGTGTAGCGCCGGATGACGGCACCTCCAGCCTGTATTCGCCGCTGGCGTTGGTGGTGGTGCCGGTGGTAGTTCCTTTGATGGCCACGCTCACGCCGATCAGCGTGCCGCCATCGTCTGCCCGCACTTTGCCGGTGACGGTCTTTTGCTGGGCCTGGGAATAAAACGGGAATAACAGCCATGCCAGGGTAAGGCACAGCCAATAGGTCTTGTGTACCAAGAATTTCATAACGCGCGTTTTTAGGTATCTGTTTTAGTTACTAGTTAGGCCGTTCTTAGGGCGCAATTAAGCTGGGTCTGGTCTTGTCCTGTCTAAAAAGCAGATTTTGGCTGCATCCGTCAGAAAAGTTACTGTATGTTTCCCACAAAAATGCAAACGTTTGCAGCAAACTTGAAAAGAGGAAAATTTTGCGTAATTTTTGAGCAATAAACAACAAAAAACAGCCTTTATGCCAGACGTTACCGCCATTCTAGCATTTATCACCGCAGCCTTCATCCTGCTGGTGATCCCCGGCCCGGCCGTTCTGTACGTGATCACCCGCAGCACCGAGCAGGGCACCAAAGCGGGGCTCATTTCCGTGTGCGGCATACAGGCCGGCACCGTGGTGCATGCCGTGGCGGCCGCCTTCGGCGTATCGGCCATCCTGATGGCTTCCGCCATGGCATTCGCCCTGCTGAAGTATGCCGGCGCGGGATATCTCATTTTCCTTGGCTGCAAAAAAATATTCGGCAAAAAACAAACGGCGGAAAGCATCAAAGCGCTGCCGCCCCAAAGCATGAAAACCATTTTCTGGCAGGGCATGGTGGTAAACGTACTCAACCCGAAATGCGCGCTCTTTTTCTTTGCTTTCCTTCCCCAGTTCATCAACCCGGCGTTGGGCAATGTAACGGGCCAGGTGCTGTTCTTCGGGCTGCTCTTTACCATCATGGCATTCATTACCGACGGTTCTTACGCGCTGGCGGCAGGCAGGCTGGGCAAGTGGCTGAAAGGGAATACCTACTACCTCAAACTCGAGGCCTATATCTCCGGGCTGATCTACATTTCGCTGGGCTTACTGACGCTGATGATGCAGCCTTCACACGGCTCTAACAAAAAATAGTACGTAAAAAAACAGCGCAGCGTTTTTCTGTACGCTGCACCGAAATATGTATAAACCGGAGCATCAAACGCCGGAATCAGTTGCTTTTCCGGCGATCAAAACCTTATGCCGGGCTTGGTCTTTATCCCCAGCAACTTGATTTATTCTCCTTCTGCCCAAGGGGGTCTCTTCATCTTTTACCGCCCACCGCATTACTCCACCGGTTCCACATTGATCTGTTTCAAGCGGAACAACTCACCCGCGCTCCGGAGCGGCCGCACTTTCAGCGTCCATTCGCCGGGCGTTTTTACATTCACCACCGCAACCGCCTGGTCGAGGAACAGCAGCGGTTTGTTATGATCGAACTTTCCGCTCAGCAATACCTGGAAAGGATAGGTTGTTTTCGAGCCGCCCGCGGGCACCAGTTCCAGTAAACCCTCACGGCCTTCGTGCGTACTGTCTGCCGAATACTCCAGGCTGATCTTGTAATCGCCCGGCGCAGTGAAACGCACCCGGTAACTGATCTCGTCTTCCGGCGCCTGCTGCCCGGTCACACAAAGCGCATGTTTCCAGTCACCGAAATAATACCGGTGCGTAAAACGGTTCGTTTTGGCGTTGCCGGCAAGCGCGGCCTGCTGTGCGGAGAGGATGATCTTTTCATAATTCGGATCGATGGTGGCGGGCAATGCGGCCGGCTCTCCCAGCGTGCCTTTGTAATCCAGCACCACCACGGTATTACGGTCGTCCGGGAGATGGGCGGGCAGTTGAATCACCATATCGTTGCCGCGCTGCTCGAACCGCAGGCCGTTGGCGGAAGGCAACGCCAGCAGGTTTGCTTTGACGGCAGTGGCGGTAAAGCCGGGCACCAGCAGGCGGCCGTTTTTGGGCGCTTCGAAAATATGGAGATACAGTTTACCGGGCCGGGTGGTGGTAACGCCCCAGGGCTGCGGCGGAATGGCGCCATAAGTAGTACCGTAAATGGCTTCGCCGTTGCGTTTTAGCCAGGCGCCCGTAGCCCTGAAATATTTTTCGGACATGTCGGGAAACTTGCCGCTGCCCATCGGCCCGATGTTCATCATCAGGTTGCCGCCTTTGGAAGCTACTTCCGCCAGCAGGCGTATCATCTCCTTGGGTGTTTTGAAATTCTGATCGAAGGCGGAATACCCCCAGCTGTCGTTATGCGTGAAAATAGCTTCCCATGCGCCTTTCACCACACCGGGCGGCACTTCGCCGTCGCCGAAATCCTTAAAGTCGCCCAAACCGTTGCCTACACGGCTGCTTACAAGGCAGCCGGGCTGCAACTGGTGCACTTTCTGCAGGAACTCGGCAGACTCTTCCTTGCTCATATTACCGGGTGTATCGAACCAGATGATGCCGAGGTCGCCATAGTTGGTCAGCAGTTCGGTGATCTGCGGCAGCGACTTGGTGCGGTAATAGGCGCTGTAATCTTTTTTCTTCGGGTCAAAATCCCAGCTGTTGCCGCCACCGTTGGGCTCGTGCCAGTCCTGGAACTGCGAATAATAAAACCCCAGCTTGATGCCGGCTTTTTTACAGGCAGCGGCGAGCGCTTTGACAGGGTCCTTTTTGTAAGGGGTGGCGTCTACGATATCGAAGTCCGATACCTTGGAATCGAACATCGCAAAACCATCGTGGTGCTTGGAAGTGAGTACGATATATTTTACGCCGGACGCTTTGGCGATCTCCACCCATTCTTCGGCGTTGAATTCTACCGGGTTGAAGCCGCCGGCCAGTCGGGCGTATTCCGCGGCCGGTGTTTTATCGCGGTGCTGTATCCATTCGGTGATGCCGTAGTAACGCTTCCCCCGGATGTCGCCACCGAAATAAGCATAAGGGCCCCAATGCAGGAAGAGGCCGAATTTGGCGTCTGTAAACCATTTTGTTTTTTCGCTTTTGCCGGCTTCCGCCTCTTTCCCCCAAAGCGTAGCTGCTTCCTGCGCCCGCGTTACCGTCCAACTGCTTATCAAAAGCCCGCAGGCTAAAAGCGCCGCTTTTTTACAATCCGAGAAATTCATACCGTGGTAATTTTGTACCCACAAGATGAAGAATGCCGGCGGTTTGTGCTACATACAATTTGCCGGTTGCTGATACTATTTAAGCATATGCACGTTCAAAAAGGAACAGGGGAAACAATATCCGTACAGAAAATCCAATACCGCGTACCATCAAACCCCCGAAGTCAGATCCCAATACCGCCGGGTGGACTTCGACAGCATGTCGATGTAATCCTCCAGCCGCATATGCCCTTCCACCGGCGCAATCAGGTCTTCCTCCATCACCCGGAGGAAAAAGCACAGTTTGTGATACAGGTGCACATTGGCGAGGCGAACAACGGGCAGCATGGCTTTCACCGGCCAGGCGGGCACGACGGGCAGCCGTTTTTTCCGGCCGGCGCCTCGGGCAATGATGTCGTTGATTTCAGCGCGCGTGTATACTACAGGCCCGCCCGCGTTAATGCGTTTACGTTGATTATTGATGGCCTGCACGCATAAACGCGCCACATCTTTTTCATGGATGGGGTTGGTTCTGCACGCCCCCTTTCCGAGGTTGAGCAAACGACCTTTCAGCGCCATGTCGTACAGGTCGCGGAAGGTGCTGAACAGCGCAACGGGCTTAATGATGGTGTATTCCATGCCGCTGGCGGCCAGCGCCTCTTCCACCCGCGTGTGTACCCGGCAATATTCCAGGTGAGGGAGGTGTTCGGCATGATAGACAGATACGTAGATGAACTTGCGTACGCCCGCCTCCACCGCAAGGCGGATGGCGGCGAGGTTAATGGCTTCGTCCACTTCCCGGAAGGAATAACGGCCATTGTCGAGCGGACTGATGCTTTTACCTAAAGCAGAGATCACCGTGTCCATTCCTTTGAAATGGTCGGCCCTCAGCTCACGCACCTTGGTAATATGTTTGGCAAGCCCTCTGATAGAGCCCGCCCGTGCCATGTTACGCACCAGAGCGAACGTTTCGAACCCGTGCGCATACAGCACTGCGGCAATTTCGCGGCCAAGACGGCCGGTGCCGCCCAGTAGCAGTATCGGTTGTTGTGTAGGGGTCATCTCATTTTATAAAAATCAGGTGTATCCGGTTACCGTTGGTAGCCGGTACAGGTGTACGGGACCCGCACCGGCTCCAGGGAATTGGGGTTACAACGGCGGACAGGCCGGGAAGCATGACCGGTTGCTCAAATTCAGTTTATTTTCATCCGGGATATTCTCTCGTCGCAACCGGGCACGGATCACCATTTAGATCCTGCCTCAAATTTCTGCTTTTCAACTTGTCCGGGAAAGCGTAGTACTACTGGAAATTGCGATCGTAGAAATACGCAAAAAGGGCCGGAAGCAATGCCGCCGGCCCTTTCAATTCGTTTACAACCGCCTGTTTACCAGATCACCACGCGGGCGGCCGGGGGCAGCACCATCTTGCTGTCGTCTCCGCAGCTCCAGGCATTGGAAAACTCCGTCATGTGCGGCAGCGGGCCGTTGATGCGGAAACGGGCGGGACTATGCGGGTCCGTCTGGATCTGGTTGCGCAACCCGGCATCGGTGATATTCGCATGCCACACCTGCGCCCAGCCGAGGAAAAAGCGCTGCTTCCAGTTATAGCCGTCAATCAGCGCCGGCTCGGGTTTGCCTTCCAGCGATTTCTGCAAAGCATAATAAGCCAGCGTGAGGCCGCCCAGGTCGGCGATGTTTTCGCCGATGGTGAGGGCGCCGTTGATCTTGAAGCCGGGTAAGGGCTCCAGGCCGCTGAAGTAGTCGATGTATTTTTTGGCGAGGCCGTCGAAGTTTTTGCGGTCTTCTTCCGTCCACCAGTTTTGCAGGTTGCCTTCGGCGTCGAACTGCGAGCCCTGGTCGTCGAAACCGTGCGTGAACTCGTGGCCGATCACGGCAATGATGCCGCCGTAGTTGATGGCATCGTCAGCATCAGGGTTGAAGAAAGGCGGTTGCAGGATGCCTGCGGGAAACACCACCTCATTGTTCAGCGGGTTGTAATAAGCATTCACTGTTTGCGGCGTCATATACCACTCTGAACGGTCCACTTCCTTCCCGATTTTTCTGTTGCGCTCGGCCACGCGGTATGCGCCCGCGCTGATGATGTTTTCCACCAGTTTGTCTTTCTGTATGTTGATGGACGAATAATCTTTCCACTTATCGGGATAGCCGATCTTATACGTGAACGCAGCGAGTTTTTTGTGCGCCATCTGTTTGGTGGCAGGGCTCATCCAGCTCAGCTTGTCGATGCGCTCGCCATACACGGCACGCACGTTTTCGATCATGGCCGATACTTTCTGTTTGCTGCTTTCGGGGAAGTATTGTTTGGCGAACAGTTTGCCCAACGGCATGCCCAGCATCCCGTCGGTAGAACGGATGGCGCGGTCGGTACGGGTGCGCTGCGCCTTGCGGCCGGTCATCACGGTACCGAAAAAGCGGAAGTTCTCGTCGTCGAATTTCTTCGGCAGGTAACCGGCGAAAGTGGTGAGCAGCTGGAATTTGGAATAGGTCTTCAGCGTTTCGACGGGCGTGCTTTTCAGCAGTCTGGCGGCGTTGGTGATGTAGGGTTTGTCCTGCAGAATCACGGAGTCCGATTTAATACCCTGTTTGCCGGTAAACGCCGCCCAGTCAAATTCCGGTGCCAGCGTGTTCAGTTCGCCGAAGCCCACTTTGTTGTATGTTTTAACGGGGTCGCGCAGCTGCACGTTGGTGAGCTGCAGTTTGGCCAGCGCGGTTTCGAAGGCGAGGATGGTTTCCCCGGCGTTCTTCTCCGGAAAACCGGCCATGGCGAACATTTTATTGACATGATCCACGAACTCCTTGCGCACGTTTTTCGTGCTTTCGTCTTCACGTTCGTAGTAGCTGCGTTCACCAAGACTGAGGCCGTCCTGCCCGCCGTACAGCGCATTCATTTTACTGTTGCGCGCATCGGCTTCCACGGCAAACCCGGCCCAGGTGCTGACGCCGAGGTTCTGCAGTTCGCCGGCTACGGAAGCGTACTGGGCCAGCGTTTTCACGCCGTTGATCTTGTCGAGGTAGGGCTTCAGCGGACTGATGCCTCTTTTTTCGATGGTGACGGTATCGAGGAAGGAAGCGTAATAATCGGCGATCTGCTGTTCCTCCGTGCCTTTGGCCAGCCCGGTTTTACGGGCGATGCCGGCAACGATGCCCCTGATGCGCACTTCCTTGTTTTCTTTGTCGAGGATGTTGAAAGCGCCCCAGCGGCTGTCTGTTCCGGGGATGGGGTTGTTCTTTTTCCAGTTTTCATTGGCGAAGCCGTCGAAGTCAGCGCAGGGCTTGATATTACGGTCTATGGAAGAAATATCGAAGGCAGGCACCTTTGCAGACTGGGCCATGGCATTGCCGGCGGAGATGGCTGCCAGCACCATGCCCGCCACCACTGCGCGGCCTGCGGAACGTTGGTTGAACATATAAATCAGGTTTAGAACATTAAATTTATCGAACATTTGGCACTTCCCGCTCACCGGTAAGGATAAACGGTTGAAAAAGGCGGAGGAGGCCGGCCGGAGTGCGGTGATGGGGCAGCCGTTGCGTCGCACACTGCAGCTTTGGGTTTTCTGCCCGGCGTAGGGGGATAATTCGTAGGTTTGCACTGATAAAATAACTGAAGTATGGCCTTTTCATTCGGATTTTTTCGTTTTCTGACGTATGGCAACCTCGTAGTGGTGGGCTTTTTTCTGCTGTTCGTATTAATGGCCATGCTGGTGTCGCCGTCGATGTCGTCGGTCATCAGTAGCCTGCTCATCCTCGGCGTAGTGTTCTACCACAACATTCTCTGCCTTCGGCTGCAACGGTCCCTCATCCGGCCTACCATTCCCCTGCCGCGTAGTTTCAATACGCTGATCGTGGTGATGAGCGTGCTGAGTTTCATTTACAGCATGCTGGTTTTCCGCGGCATTTTCGGGATGATGGCCGTATCGGACACCGAGTTCATGAAAATGGTCAACCAGCAGTCCCTGGGCGGCCAGCAGGCTCCCATAGAGCTGATCAGCGCCATCCGCAAGTTCACCGTTACCCTCGCTTTCATCCACGGCCTGGCCATTGCCGCCAACTGTGTGTTGAGCAGCGTTTTTATGAACCGGTGGAAAAAGCTGTATGCGCACGACGAGCCGACCGATTCATTTCCTGAAGAATAAACAGTACCATGCGAGCACCATTGGCAGAAAGACTACGACCCGCCTCCCTGAACGATCTAGTAGGGCAGGAACATCTCACCGGGCAGGGCAGCATCCTGCAGAAAGCAATAGCACAGGGCAAAGTGCCCTCTATGATACTCTGGGGCCCACCGGGCGTGGGCAAAACAACCATCGCCAACATCATCGCCCATACCCTGCAGGTGCCGTTCTATACGCTGAGCGCGATTTCATCGGGCGTGAAAGACATCCGCGAAGTGATCGACCTCGCCAAACACCAGCACGCCGTGTTGTTCATCGACGAGATCCACCGCTTCAACAAATCGCAGCAGGACGCACTGCTGGGTGCGGTGGAGAAAGGCATCATCACCCTCATCGGTGCCACTACGGAGAACCCCTCTTTTGAAGTGAACGCGGCTTTGCTCTCCCGTTGCCAGGTATATGTGCTCAAGGCGCTCGACGAACCGCAGCTGAAACAGCTGCTGGAGCAGGCCATGATGAAAGACGACTGGCTGGCCGCCAAAACCATCGAGATCAACGAAACGGAAGCGCTGTTCAATATTTCCGGCGGCGACGCCCGCAAACTCCTCAATCTCTTCGAACTGGTGGTAGACACGCTGCAGGACGAACACCCCGTCATCATCACCAACGAAAAAGTGATGGACATCGCGCAGCAGCGTGTGGCCATTTACGATAAAGCCGGCGAGCAGCATTACGATATCATTTCCGCTTTCATCAAATCCATCCGCGGCAGCGATCCCAACGCGGCGGTTTACTGGCTGGCGCGTATGCTGGCCGGCGGGGAAGATGTGAAGTTCATCGCCCGGCGGATGGTGATACTCGCCTCCGAAGACATCGGTAACGCCAACCCCAACGCCCTGCTGCTGGCCACCAGCTGCTTCCAGGCCGTGAACCTGATCGGCGCGCCGGAAGGGCGCATCATCCTGTCGCAGTGCGCCACTTACCTCGCATCTTCACCGAAAAGCAACGCCTCCTACATGGCCATCGGCAGTGCGCAGAGCGTGGTGTCGCAAACCGGCGACCTGCCGGTGCCGCTGCACATCCGCAACGCGCCCACCAAACTGATGAAACAGCAGGGGTACGGCAAAGGCTACGAATATTCACACAGTTACGAGAATAATTTTTCCGCACAGGAATACCTGCCGAACGAAATCAGCGGCATGAAACTCTACGACCCCGGGAAGAATCCACGTGAAGACGAACTGCGCAAATACCTGAAAGCGCTCTGGAAAGAAAAATATAATTACTGAGCGGGAATACCTGCCGAACGAAATCAGCGGCATGGAATCCCACAACCCCGGAATAACCCCGTGGGAAGACGAACTGTGCAAATACCTGAAGGCGCGCTGGAAAGAAAAATATAATTACTGCGGCTGTTTCTTCTCTTTGTCGAGGATCTCGAAGTCCACCGTAATCTGCTCCCCTTCTTCGTCTACCAGCGTAATGGTGTGTTTGCCTGGCTTCGGGCGCAGCGACAGCTGGTGAAAATCCGATGTGGTGCCCGCAAAGGTATTGTCGAGGTGCCAGAAGATTTTGGCGCCCTGCTGCCGGTGCGTGGCTTTAAACACGGTTTCTCCCAAACTCCCGTCGATCTCGATGGGCACATAAATGCGCGCATGCGGGCGGGGGTATATCAGTTCCATGGAACGGCCTGCTTCCGGTGCCGTGATACAGCCGGGTTTGAAAGGCGGCAGCGGTTCATAAGTGTGGGTGGCTTTATAGAAATGTTCCATCGCCGGCGGCAGCACGAACCACGCGCGCTGCTGCATCAGCTCCGGCCGTTCGCAATCGGCCGTAACACGGTAGCGCCCGGTGGCGTCGAGGTGGATCAGCTGGTGGTATGGACAAACAGGTGAGCGCAATCCCGCGGCGGGCACAGCGAGCGAATCTTTCTCGGTGCAATAATCGCCGGCACGGTAGCCGCTCAGGCGGCACACGGCAATGGACTGCAATTTGCCTGCCGGCGGTACAAACGATCCTGCACCGTTGAGCAAACGGAAAATATCGAACATCACCGGCGCGGCGGTGCTCACGCCCGTGAGGCCCGGCCGCCCTTCGCCGTCGGCATTCCCCACCCATACGCCCACCACGTGCTGCGGTGTTACGCCAATCGCCCACCCGTCCCTGAAACCGAAGCTGGTTCCGGTTTTCCAGGCAATCGGCCGGGATGAGGTAAAGTGTTGCCAGATAAATTCCTCTCCGGGACGCATCACTTCTTCCATCGCCTGAAACGCATACCAGATGGCGCCCGCATCGAGCACGCCGAATTGTTCCGGCGCGTGTCGTGAAGGCAGCGGCTCATCGGGACGGTATCCGGGCGGATGAAAATCGTCCGCATCATATTTGCCGTTGTATTGTTCGAGATGCAGTAGGGTGCGCGCCATGCTGGCATACACGCCGGTCAGTTCCCAGAGCGTGGTTTCACCGCCCCCGAGGATCATCGACAGGCCGTAGTGCGCGGCCGGTTTGCTCATGGTGGTGATGCCGAGTCGCTTCAGCAGCACAAGGAAACGTTCCGCCCGGTAATGTTGCAGCATGCGCACCGACGGGATGTTCAGCGAACGCGCCAGCGCGCGCGAAGCGGGCACCGCGCCATCGTAATTACGGTCGAAGTTCTGCGGCGTGTAGCCCGCAATCTGTGTAGGCACATCCGGCAGCAGGGAATGCGGCAGTATCAGCCCATCGTTGAGCATGCCCGCGTACAGCAAGGGTTTTAGCGTACTGCCCGGGCTGCGGGGGGCATGAATGATATCCACAAAACTTTCCAGTTCAGGATCGTCGGGGTTATATACGTTGCCCACATAGGCCAGCGCATGGCCCGTTTCCACATCCAGTACCAGCGCGGCGGCGTTGTTGATGCCGTTGGCTTTGAGTTGCAGGTGATGCCGGTACAGGATATCGTTGACGTTGCGTTGCAGCGCGCCTTCGAGTGAAGTGCGCAGGCGCGTGGATTCGCTTGGTTTTTCCTGCCGGAAACGGTGCAGCAGGTGCGGCGCTTCCTGCGGCAGGGCATGCGGTTTGTCAGGGAGCGGCTCTGCGGAAGAAAGCGCGCAGGTGGCGCTGTCGATCGTGCCGTTGCGCCACAGCCTTTCCAGCAGCGCGTTCCTTTTTTCATACAGCGTTTGGCGGTTGCGACCGGGATGGATCAAGGCGGGACTGTTCGGCAACACCGCCAGCGTAGCCATTTCGGCCCAGGAGAGTTGGTCGGGCCTGCGGCCGTAATATCGCCACGACGCGGCTTCGAGGCCCACCACATTCCCGCCGAAAGGGGCATTGCCGGCATACAGGCCCAGGATGGCTTTTTTGGAATACCGGAACTCCAACCGCGTAGCCATCACCATTTCGATCATCTTTTGCCACAACGTGCGGGGTTTGTTGCGGTAGAGGCGTATCACCTGCATGGTAATGGTACTGGCCCCGCTCACCACCTTCCCGCCGCCGAGGTTCTGGCGCAATGCGCGGCCGGTCGCCAACGGGTCGATGCCCCAGTGGTAATAAAAACGTTTGTCTTCATACGCCACGATACACTTGGCAAACTTGTCGGGCACCGTTTTATCCGCCGGGAAGCGCCACTGCCCGTCCGCCGCAATCGCCGCATTCAGCAGTTCCCCTTTCACATCTTCGATCACATAGGACGTGGGCGCGGTAAACAGTTTGCGCGGCAGCATAAAATAATAACCGATGAGCAGCACACCCGCCGCCCCCAGCCACCATTTCCTTTTAATTGCCCATTGTCTGAAACGTTGCAGCATTCTTTTATCGACTGTCTTTGTTTGTGTATCCCACTTTCAGCATAACAAAGGCCGGCCAGTGGATGGCCGGCCTTTGTCAGGAATTTTTTCCGGTTACTTCGTTACTTCCACCCATTTGCCCGGCACAAATGCATGGATGGTATTGTCGTACATCGCCTCGCACGATGCGGCGGGCAGGTAATACCGGCCCAGGTAAGCGGCGTTCAGCAGCACCTGGTAGGTTACCGTTTTATTTTCTTCGAGATTGAAATAGGTGTACACACGGTCGTCGCGGATGTCGCGGTAAGTGTACGGCGAAGAGCGCATGGTGCTGTCGTTGCCGATCAGGCGGGTATTGATGATTTCCCAGCCGGAGGGGAACACCTGCGTCAGTGCCATATTCTCGTAGAAGCCGCGCTTGCCGGGGTTTTTCAGCGTTACCGTGGCAATGAAGTCTGTACCCTGGCGCAGTTGGTCGGGGTTCAGCGAAACGCCGCTGCGGTTGCTGTATTGCACCTGCATGCTGAGAAGCTCGGGGTTATTGTCCGCGTACGGGTTCTGCCCGGCCTCCGGCTGCCCTTTCAGGATCAACCGCGCGTACAGCACGTTCTGGCCTTTGTTCTGAACGCTCACGTTACCGTTGAGCGTATTGAACTGCACCGGCGTCTGCGTTACGTACGATGCGCTGCTGATGTTGCCGGTGGCGCCATTCAGGCGGTAAGTGTACGTCATTTTACCGGCGGCTTTGTTCTCACCGCAGTATTTCGCGACGGCGATCAGTGCGTAGGCGGTAGACTGGGTGCTGTACCAGTAATCGCGCCCGAGCTCGGCGGCTACCTGTTTCAGCAGGCCGTTCGCCGCGTTGCGCTGGCCGAGGATGGTGAGCGTTTCGAGGATCATCGCCTTGTCGCGCAGATCGGAACCGAAGGTGCCGCCCAGCTGGGTATAAGGTTGCACGGCGGTGCTCAGCCCTCTCACGAGCGCAGTGGCCGCTTCGGTTTGTCCTGCCAGCCTGTATGCCGCGGCCAGCCTCCATTTGGCGGGCACCGACAAATGCTGGAATTCCTTGAGGCGGTTCATGGCGCCCAGTTCCGGCGTCTTCGCCATGGCGAGCAGGTACAGGCGGTACGCCTGGACAAGATCGCCGCCGGAATAGGTGTAGCTGCTCGGCGACCAGCTGACGGCTTTATTGCGCTGGTATTTTTTCCATAGGTCGAGGAAACCGGGCGGCAGCGCATAACCGCGCGCCTGTGCTTCCAGCATGAAGTGGCCCGCGTAGCTGGTGCCCCATTCGTCGGCTTCATTCGCGCCGGGCCAGTAGCCCAGGCCGCCGTCGGTCAACTGGAATCCTTTCAGGCGGTTGATGCCTGCCTTGATATTGCGGTCTACTTCCGCTTTCTGTTTTTCGCTGAGGTCCATCAGCGTGGCCAGCGTCAGTTGCGGGAACACGGATGACGTGGTTTGCTCCACGCAACCGTGCGGATATTGAATGAGATATTCAAGCCGTTTGCCGAGGTTCAGCGCAGGAATGGTGGATACTTCCAGCACGCCGGTATTGGTGCCGGCCATGCCCACGGCGGTAAACGGCGTGTTCCACGATGCGCCGGGCTCCAGCGTCTGTTCCATCACATTCGTCATGTACGGGTTGGGATTGCGTACATCCAGCTCCACATTCTCTTCCGCTCTTTCTTTACCGCTGGTGGCCACTACCTTGAATTTCCCGATGCCAACCTGCGAACGGATCTTCACATCGAAATACACCATCTGCTCACCGGGTTTGGGGAAGCTCACCTGTTTGGTGGTTTCACCCACCACTTCGAAATACGGGTTGGAAGTAAGGGTCACATTCGCCTGCCGTACATGCGGCTCAAGGCCGAACACGGTCACGGGCAGCTGGATGGTTTCACCGGGGCCCAGTACTCTCGGCACGGTGGCCAGCAGCATGAGCGGTTTCTTCACGGCGGCGGTTTTATCGGCAAAGCCGTACGCACCGTCCTGACCCGCTACCACCATGGCTTTCACAGAACCGATGTAAGGCGGCAGCTGTACTTTATGGGTTTCTTTCGCGCCTTTTTTCAGGTAGAAGGGCCCCATAAATTTCACGACCGGTTTGAAGCGGTTGGCTTTCGCGGTGCTGGCGTTCTTGTTGATGCCTTCGTCACCGCCGATGCTCAGGATGCGCTCCAGGTCGCCGCCCCAGGCGCCCAGCACGTAATCGAACAAATCCCATGTTTTAACGCCGAGCGCTTCGCGGGCATAAAATGCGCTGTGCGGGTCGGGGGTTTTAAAGCGCGTCAGGTCGAGCAGGCCTTCGTCCACCAGCGCAATGGTGTACGTCATGGCTTTGCCAGATGCTTCAGACACGGTGATGGCCGCTTCCGTTTCCGGCCGCAGTGTGGCGGGCAGCGTCACCTGCGGTTTGAGGATAGTGGTGGGGTCTTCCACCAGGATGGGCACGG
Protein-coding sequences here:
- a CDS encoding replication-associated recombination protein A, coding for MRAPLAERLRPASLNDLVGQEHLTGQGSILQKAIAQGKVPSMILWGPPGVGKTTIANIIAHTLQVPFYTLSAISSGVKDIREVIDLAKHQHAVLFIDEIHRFNKSQQDALLGAVEKGIITLIGATTENPSFEVNAALLSRCQVYVLKALDEPQLKQLLEQAMMKDDWLAAKTIEINETEALFNISGGDARKLLNLFELVVDTLQDEHPVIITNEKVMDIAQQRVAIYDKAGEQHYDIISAFIKSIRGSDPNAAVYWLARMLAGGEDVKFIARRMVILASEDIGNANPNALLLATSCFQAVNLIGAPEGRIILSQCATYLASSPKSNASYMAIGSAQSVVSQTGDLPVPLHIRNAPTKLMKQQGYGKGYEYSHSYENNFSAQEYLPNEISGMKLYDPGKNPREDELRKYLKALWKEKYNY
- the pbpC gene encoding penicillin-binding protein 1C encodes the protein MLQRFRQWAIKRKWWLGAAGVLLIGYYFMLPRKLFTAPTSYVIEDVKGELLNAAIAADGQWRFPADKTVPDKFAKCIVAYEDKRFYYHWGIDPLATGRALRQNLGGGKVVSGASTITMQVIRLYRNKPRTLWQKMIEMVMATRLEFRYSKKAILGLYAGNAPFGGNVVGLEAASWRYYGRRPDQLSWAEMATLAVLPNSPALIHPGRNRQTLYEKRNALLERLWRNGTIDSATCALSSAEPLPDKPHALPQEAPHLLHRFRQEKPSESTRLRTSLEGALQRNVNDILYRHHLQLKANGINNAAALVLDVETGHALAYVGNVYNPDDPELESFVDIIHAPRSPGSTLKPLLYAGMLNDGLILPHSLLPDVPTQIAGYTPQNFDRNYDGAVPASRALARSLNIPSVRMLQHYRAERFLVLLKRLGITTMSKPAAHYGLSMILGGGETTLWELTGVYASMARTLLHLEQYNGKYDADDFHPPGYRPDEPLPSRHAPEQFGVLDAGAIWYAFQAMEEVMRPGEEFIWQHFTSSRPIAWKTGTSFGFRDGWAIGVTPQHVVGVWVGNADGEGRPGLTGVSTAAPVMFDIFRLLNGAGSFVPPAGKLQSIAVCRLSGYRAGDYCTEKDSLAVPAAGLRSPVCPYHQLIHLDATGRYRVTADCERPELMQQRAWFVLPPAMEHFYKATHTYEPLPPFKPGCITAPEAGRSMELIYPRPHARIYVPIEIDGSLGETVFKATHRQQGAKIFWHLDNTFAGTTSDFHQLSLRPKPGKHTITLVDEEGEQITVDFEILDKEKKQPQ